The proteins below are encoded in one region of Enhydrobacter sp.:
- a CDS encoding twin-arginine translocase TatA/TatE family subunit, translated as MGSFSIWHWLIVLAVVLLLFGGRGKVSQLMGDFGKGLQAFKKGVGAQDEAQTASGQPGDAAKPISAQATTSPPGQVHQDTAAKV; from the coding sequence ATGGGTAGCTTCAGCATCTGGCACTGGTTGATCGTGCTGGCCGTTGTGCTGCTGTTGTTCGGCGGTCGCGGTAAGGTCTCGCAGCTCATGGGCGACTTCGGCAAAGGCCTCCAGGCCTTCAAGAAGGGCGTCGGGGCGCAGGACGAGGCCCAGACCGCGTCCGGCCAGCCGGGCGACGCCGCCAAGCCGATCTCGGCCCAGGCCACGACTTCGCCGCCCGGTCAGGTCCATCAGGATACGGCCGCCAAGGTGTGA
- the tatB gene encoding Sec-independent protein translocase protein TatB: protein MFGIDSPELLVIAIVALVVIGPKELPGLLRTWGRWMAQMRGMAAEFRGHVDEMVRQSELDEVKKQLESVQDGLDLKSLDPSRQIRDAIQDGVAEGEKAMTDAKAALDNPLAEPESAPQIAAEPETTPVAASAEAAPAVEPAPAASEPTPIEQSPVEHRPAKAAAE from the coding sequence ATGTTCGGTATCGACAGTCCCGAGCTGCTGGTCATCGCGATCGTAGCGCTGGTCGTGATCGGCCCGAAGGAGTTGCCGGGTCTGTTGCGCACTTGGGGGCGGTGGATGGCCCAGATGCGCGGCATGGCGGCGGAGTTCCGCGGCCATGTCGATGAGATGGTGCGCCAGTCGGAACTCGACGAGGTCAAGAAGCAACTTGAATCGGTCCAGGACGGTCTCGACCTGAAGTCGCTCGATCCCAGCCGACAGATCCGCGACGCCATCCAGGACGGTGTGGCCGAGGGCGAGAAGGCGATGACCGACGCCAAGGCGGCGCTGGACAATCCGCTGGCCGAGCCAGAGTCGGCGCCGCAGATCGCTGCAGAGCCCGAGACAACGCCCGTGGCGGCGTCCGCGGAGGCGGCGCCTGCTGTCGAACCCGCGCCTGCGGCGTCCGAGCCGACGCCTATCGAGCAGTCGCCCGTCGAGCACAGGCCCGCCAAGGCGGCGGCCGAATAG
- the tatC gene encoding twin-arginine translocase subunit TatC, translating to MPLLDHLIELRKRLIYALISFFVVFFVTFYFAKPIFSFLIEPAKHEGYRLIVLDIFEFFFVTVKLSGFVALIVGFPLIATQIWLFVAPGLYRHEKRAFLPFLIATPFMFYAGCAIMYYVVLPYVINFMLTQYAPPDIEKTLRSSDYLQRILQLVFAFGFAFEMPVLLTLLMRVGILSSATLKSKRRYAIVLCFIVAAVLAPPDVVSQLALAAPLLAFYEISILLGGWIEKKREEEDKKAEQEATADS from the coding sequence ATGCCGCTGCTCGATCATCTGATCGAGCTGCGCAAACGGCTGATCTATGCGTTGATCAGCTTCTTCGTCGTGTTCTTCGTCACGTTCTACTTCGCCAAGCCGATCTTCTCGTTCCTGATCGAGCCGGCCAAGCACGAGGGCTACCGCCTGATCGTGCTCGACATCTTCGAGTTCTTCTTCGTCACGGTGAAGCTTTCGGGATTCGTGGCGCTGATCGTGGGCTTTCCCCTGATCGCCACGCAGATCTGGCTGTTCGTCGCGCCCGGTCTCTATCGGCACGAGAAGCGCGCCTTCCTGCCGTTCCTGATCGCCACGCCGTTCATGTTCTACGCCGGCTGCGCGATCATGTACTACGTCGTGCTGCCGTACGTGATCAACTTCATGCTGACGCAGTACGCGCCGCCGGACATCGAAAAGACGCTGCGCTCGTCCGACTATCTCCAGCGCATCCTGCAGCTCGTCTTCGCCTTCGGCTTCGCCTTCGAGATGCCGGTGCTGCTGACATTGCTGATGCGGGTCGGCATCCTGAGCAGCGCGACGCTGAAGTCCAAGCGGCGCTACGCGATCGTCCTTTGCTTCATCGTCGCTGCCGTGCTCGCACCGCCCGACGTCGTGAGCCAGCTCGCCCTGGCGGCACCCCTGCTGGCCTTCTACGAGATCAGCATCCTGCTCGGGGGCTGGATCGAGAAGAAGCGCGAGGAGGAGGACAAGAAAGCCGAGCAGGAAGCGACCGCGGACAGCTGA
- the serS gene encoding serine--tRNA ligase encodes MHDIRSIRENPAAFDAGLRKRNLAPLAAELLEIDRRRRAAISESEAAQARRKALSRQIGAAKGKGEPTDALMAEVAALEASLEKGEAEAAALDAELTRRLEVLPNLPFDDVPDGTDETGNVEIRRVGNQRNLGFAPKDHVALGEATGEMDFAAAARMSGARFVVLKGYLARLERALAQFMLDLHTSEEGGYVEVNPPFLVRDRAAYGVGQLPRFAEDMFHTDNGFWLIPTAEVPLTNLVNDTVLEEKQLPLRYTAWTPCFRSEAGAAGKDTRGMIRQHQFPKVELVSITTPEQSVAEHERMTGRAEEVLKRLGLPFRTIVLCGGDMGPASRKTYDIEVWLPGQNAYREISSCSNCGDYQARRMNARFRPRGGHKGSRGGTRFVHTLNGSGLAVGRTLIAVLENYQNEDGSVTIPEALRPYMGGLATVPAPAAK; translated from the coding sequence ATGCACGACATCCGCTCCATCCGCGAGAATCCCGCCGCTTTCGACGCCGGCCTCAGGAAGAGGAACCTGGCGCCGCTGGCTGCCGAGTTGCTGGAGATCGACCGCCGCCGCCGTGCGGCCATCTCGGAGAGCGAGGCGGCGCAGGCCAGGCGCAAGGCGCTCAGCCGCCAGATCGGCGCCGCCAAGGGCAAGGGCGAGCCGACCGATGCGCTGATGGCCGAGGTCGCGGCCCTCGAAGCGTCCCTCGAGAAGGGCGAGGCGGAAGCGGCCGCGCTCGATGCCGAGTTGACGCGGCGCCTCGAGGTGCTGCCGAACCTGCCGTTCGACGATGTGCCCGACGGGACCGACGAGACCGGCAATGTCGAGATCCGCCGCGTCGGCAATCAGCGCAACCTCGGCTTTGCGCCGAAGGACCATGTCGCCCTGGGCGAGGCGACCGGAGAGATGGATTTCGCCGCAGCCGCCAGGATGTCGGGGGCGCGCTTCGTCGTCCTGAAGGGGTACCTCGCGCGCCTCGAACGGGCGCTGGCGCAGTTCATGCTCGACCTGCATACGAGCGAGGAGGGCGGCTACGTCGAGGTCAACCCGCCGTTCCTGGTGCGCGACCGCGCCGCCTATGGCGTCGGCCAACTGCCGCGCTTCGCCGAGGACATGTTCCATACCGACAACGGCTTCTGGCTGATCCCGACCGCCGAGGTGCCGCTCACCAACCTGGTGAACGACACGGTGCTGGAGGAGAAGCAGCTTCCGCTGCGCTACACCGCCTGGACGCCGTGCTTCCGGTCCGAGGCCGGCGCCGCCGGCAAGGACACGCGTGGCATGATCCGCCAGCATCAGTTCCCGAAGGTCGAATTGGTGAGCATCACCACGCCCGAGCAGTCGGTGGCCGAGCATGAACGCATGACCGGCCGCGCCGAGGAGGTGCTGAAGCGGCTCGGCCTGCCGTTCCGCACGATCGTGCTGTGCGGCGGCGACATGGGGCCGGCATCGCGGAAGACCTACGATATCGAGGTCTGGCTGCCCGGCCAGAACGCCTACCGTGAAATTTCGAGCTGCTCCAATTGCGGCGACTACCAGGCCCGACGCATGAACGCGCGCTTTCGTCCCAGGGGGGGCCATAAAGGAAGCAGGGGGGGCACGCGCTTCGTGCATACGCTGAACGGGTCGGGCCTCGCGGTCGGTCGCACCCTGATCGCGGTGCTGGAGAACTACCAGAACGAGGATGGTTCGGTGACGATTCCCGAGGCTTTGCGTCCCTACATGGGCGGCCTGGCGACGGTCCCTGCGCCCGCCGCAAAGTGA
- the surE gene encoding 5'/3'-nucleotidase SurE — translation MTPTELAKARILVTNDDGIHAPGLDALEEIASELSSDVWIVAPEHNQSGAGHSLSITHPIRARQVNETKFAVEGTPTDCVLFAVKHLLKDRKPAVVLSGVNRGTNLADDVTYSGTIAGAMEGCLLGIPSIAFSQAFTHPHPVKWGTATHHGADVARRILAMDLPRNVFVNVNFPDVVAASVNGTRVTRQGVRGFGGYIVERTDPRGGAYYWIAYAPGEHEVDDQGDISAVREGYISVTPLHLDLTHEATRRKLAAQFEKA, via the coding sequence GTGACGCCGACCGAGCTCGCCAAGGCGCGCATCCTCGTCACCAACGACGACGGCATTCACGCGCCGGGACTGGATGCGCTGGAGGAGATCGCCAGCGAGCTGTCGAGCGACGTCTGGATCGTGGCGCCCGAGCACAACCAGAGCGGTGCCGGCCATTCGCTTTCCATCACGCACCCGATCCGTGCGCGGCAGGTCAACGAGACCAAGTTTGCCGTCGAAGGCACGCCGACCGATTGCGTCCTGTTCGCGGTCAAGCATCTCCTCAAGGACCGCAAGCCCGCGGTCGTGCTCTCGGGCGTCAATCGCGGAACGAATCTCGCCGACGACGTGACCTATTCGGGCACCATCGCCGGCGCCATGGAGGGCTGCCTGCTCGGCATTCCCTCCATTGCCTTCAGCCAGGCCTTCACGCATCCTCACCCGGTGAAGTGGGGTACGGCGACGCATCATGGAGCCGACGTCGCCCGCCGGATCCTGGCGATGGACTTGCCGCGCAACGTGTTCGTCAACGTGAACTTTCCCGATGTCGTGGCGGCATCGGTCAATGGCACGCGCGTCACCCGGCAGGGGGTGCGCGGCTTCGGCGGCTACATCGTCGAGCGCACCGACCCGCGCGGCGGCGCCTACTACTGGATCGCCTACGCACCCGGCGAGCACGAGGTCGACGATCAGGGCGACATCTCGGCGGTGCGCGAGGGATACATCTCCGTGACGCCGCTTCACCTCGACCTCACGCACGAGGCGACCCGCCGCAAGCTGGCGGCCCAGTTCGAGAAGGCCTGA
- a CDS encoding protein-L-isoaspartate(D-aspartate) O-methyltransferase — translation MQRLVAELRQSGITDENVLAAIGSVDRERFVSPPFAERAWENTALPIAFGQTISQPLVVAAMTEALRVGPRMKILEVGTGSGYQAAVLAKLARRVYSIERFKPLSKEAERLLIDLGIYNVVCDVGDGSKGWPGQAPFDRIIVTAAAEERPQALIDQLGTGGILIVPVGRDPTAQVVERIVKSETGLQRDTLMPVRFVPLVSGPLPVLGQG, via the coding sequence ATGCAACGCCTAGTCGCCGAGCTGCGCCAGTCGGGCATCACGGACGAGAACGTGCTGGCGGCGATCGGCAGCGTCGATCGCGAGCGGTTCGTCTCGCCACCCTTCGCCGAGCGCGCCTGGGAGAATACGGCGTTGCCGATCGCCTTCGGCCAGACCATCAGCCAGCCGTTGGTCGTGGCGGCGATGACCGAGGCGCTGCGCGTGGGGCCGCGCATGAAGATCCTCGAGGTCGGCACCGGCTCGGGCTACCAGGCGGCCGTGCTGGCGAAGCTCGCGCGGCGCGTCTATTCGATCGAGCGCTTCAAGCCGCTGTCGAAAGAAGCGGAGCGGCTGCTGATCGATCTCGGCATCTACAATGTGGTGTGCGATGTGGGCGACGGCAGCAAGGGCTGGCCGGGCCAGGCGCCGTTCGACCGCATCATCGTGACAGCCGCGGCCGAGGAGCGCCCGCAGGCGCTGATCGATCAGCTCGGTACCGGCGGCATCCTGATCGTGCCGGTCGGCCGCGATCCCACCGCGCAAGTGGTGGAACGCATCGTCAAGAGCGAGACCGGCCTGCAGCGCGACACGCTGATGCCGGTGCGCTTTGTGCCGCTCGTCAGCGGCCCATTGCCTGTTCTGGGCCAGGGCTGA
- a CDS encoding M23 family metallopeptidase: protein MKRAPRFPSRWAGPWRTLVFATALSAALGACSSMDDVFYRAREGTIEYPGSGAGTEAAPSYVVKHKDTVDGIARRFAVSPQTIIDRNHLQPPYTLQPGQTLAIPGARVIEPSGGSSPATETAAAAPNPPAAVKRETLAPPPQGEAPHSAAPPPAASSSAAPPPPPRPAAETPPPGQPTPLSPAVSHPAPASSSARFEWPVHGKIVSSYGSHDGQRNDGIDIEAPKDATVRAADSGTVVYAGNEVRGMGNLLLVSHSGGYITAYGFNDALLVKKGDKVKKGQPIAKVGTTGSAPDPRLHFEVRRGNKTIDPTTVLPAP, encoded by the coding sequence ATGAAAAGAGCCCCTCGCTTCCCCTCGCGATGGGCCGGCCCATGGCGCACACTCGTCTTCGCGACGGCGCTGTCGGCTGCGCTCGGCGCCTGCTCCTCGATGGACGACGTCTTCTATCGCGCACGCGAAGGCACCATCGAATATCCCGGTTCCGGCGCCGGCACGGAAGCCGCGCCCAGCTACGTCGTGAAGCACAAGGATACGGTCGACGGCATTGCCCGCCGCTTCGCCGTCAGCCCGCAGACGATCATCGACCGCAACCACCTCCAGCCGCCCTATACGCTGCAGCCCGGCCAGACCCTGGCGATCCCCGGCGCGCGCGTGATCGAACCATCGGGCGGGTCGTCGCCGGCGACCGAAACGGCTGCGGCGGCGCCCAATCCGCCGGCCGCCGTGAAACGCGAGACGCTCGCGCCGCCGCCACAAGGCGAGGCGCCGCACTCGGCCGCGCCGCCGCCCGCCGCCTCGTCTTCCGCCGCCCCGCCGCCGCCGCCGCGGCCGGCCGCCGAGACGCCGCCGCCAGGCCAACCCACGCCGCTCAGTCCGGCCGTTTCGCACCCCGCGCCGGCGAGTTCCTCGGCGCGCTTCGAATGGCCGGTCCACGGCAAGATCGTCTCGAGCTACGGCTCGCACGACGGCCAGAGGAACGACGGCATCGATATCGAGGCGCCGAAGGATGCCACTGTACGCGCCGCCGATTCCGGCACTGTCGTCTACGCCGGCAACGAGGTGCGCGGCATGGGCAACCTGCTCCTGGTGAGCCACAGCGGCGGTTACATCACGGCCTACGGCTTCAACGACGCGCTCCTGGTGAAAAAGGGCGACAAGGTCAAGAAGGGCCAGCCGATCGCCAAGGTGGGGACGACCGGCAGCGCTCCCGATCCTCGCCTGCATTTCGAGGTCCGCCGCGGCAACAAGACGATCGATCCGACGACCGTCCTGCCCGCACCGTAG
- a CDS encoding DUF1491 family protein — MVMGLTTGLWVMAQVRLCDRAFIPAAVVRRGDPDAGTVLLKLNRFEAGVTVYTQASSMDDRPAWSRGTGPVPVSEAEADAYIARQVQRDPDVWVLEIEDRKGEYKLDGRVV, encoded by the coding sequence ATGGTGATGGGATTGACGACCGGCCTCTGGGTCATGGCGCAGGTGCGGCTGTGCGACCGCGCCTTCATTCCGGCGGCGGTGGTGCGACGCGGCGATCCCGACGCCGGAACGGTATTGCTGAAGCTCAACCGCTTCGAGGCCGGCGTCACGGTCTATACGCAGGCGAGCAGCATGGACGATCGGCCGGCCTGGAGCCGCGGCACAGGTCCCGTCCCGGTGAGCGAAGCGGAAGCGGACGCTTATATCGCCCGACAGGTCCAGCGCGATCCCGACGTCTGGGTGCTCGAGATCGAGGACCGCAAGGGCGAATACAAGCTCGACGGACGCGTCGTCTGA
- a CDS encoding ATP-binding cassette domain-containing protein, translated as MAPAPLLTLADIRYHLGGQPILDGVDLVIAPGERLSLVGRNGAGKSTLLRILAGEPIADGGTRFVQPGMTIATLPQEPDFMGYPSVAQYVASALPRSLGPADYRVEALLAEMRLDGARSPANLSGGEARRAALARALVAEPDVMLLDEPTNHLDLPTIEWLEEKLAGWKGAYVLVSHDRRFLSTLARSVLWLDRGIVRRLDKGYAAFESWSTGILEREATERHKLDRLIERETEWAGKSIRARRTRNEGRLRALAELRRQRRQQIGPVGRAVIETGPAEPSGALAITARDISKRWGDKLIIEGFSTRIFRRDRIGVIGPNGAGKTTLLRMLIGEIEPDTGSVKLGANLLPVVIDQRRVALDPDKTPWEILADRNDHVLVRGQPRHVMTYLREYLFRDEQARQPVRTLSGGERNRLLLAKALAAPSNLLVLDEPTNDLDADTLDLLQEALSDYDGTVLLVSHDRDFLDRLVTSTIALEGDGTAVEYAGGYSDYLVQRGPRPGTVATSSRRRERAAPVRETAPARRLGYRRERALAELPGKIAALQAELSALQATLADPDLYRRDAVAFQAKTARLAAVQAELDAAETEWLELELLKGELGGG; from the coding sequence ATGGCACCTGCACCTCTCCTGACCCTGGCCGATATCCGCTACCACCTCGGCGGCCAACCGATCCTCGATGGCGTCGATCTCGTCATCGCGCCCGGCGAGCGGCTGTCGCTCGTCGGCCGCAACGGCGCGGGCAAATCGACGCTGTTGCGTATCCTGGCGGGCGAGCCGATCGCCGACGGCGGCACGCGCTTCGTTCAGCCCGGCATGACCATCGCGACCTTGCCGCAGGAACCGGATTTCATGGGCTATCCCAGCGTGGCGCAGTACGTCGCTTCCGCCCTGCCGCGATCGCTCGGGCCGGCCGACTATCGTGTCGAGGCGCTGCTGGCCGAGATGAGGCTCGACGGCGCGCGCTCGCCGGCGAACCTGTCGGGCGGCGAAGCGCGGCGAGCGGCGCTTGCGCGGGCGCTCGTTGCAGAGCCCGACGTCATGCTGCTCGACGAGCCGACCAACCATCTCGATCTCCCGACCATCGAATGGCTGGAGGAGAAGCTCGCCGGCTGGAAAGGCGCTTATGTGCTGGTGAGCCATGACCGCCGCTTTCTCTCGACTCTCGCACGGTCTGTGCTTTGGCTCGACCGGGGCATCGTGCGACGGCTCGACAAGGGCTACGCGGCGTTCGAAAGCTGGTCGACCGGGATCCTGGAGCGCGAGGCGACGGAGCGCCACAAGCTCGACCGGCTGATCGAGCGCGAGACCGAATGGGCAGGCAAGAGCATCCGCGCTCGTCGCACGCGCAACGAGGGCCGCCTGCGTGCGCTCGCGGAATTGCGCAGGCAGCGCCGCCAGCAGATCGGTCCCGTCGGCCGCGCCGTGATCGAGACCGGTCCGGCAGAGCCGTCGGGCGCGCTCGCGATCACGGCGCGCGACATCTCCAAGCGCTGGGGCGACAAGCTGATCATCGAGGGCTTCTCGACCCGCATCTTCCGGCGCGACCGTATCGGCGTGATCGGGCCCAACGGGGCCGGCAAGACGACGCTGCTGCGGATGCTGATCGGCGAGATCGAGCCCGACACCGGCTCGGTGAAGCTCGGCGCCAACCTCCTGCCGGTCGTCATCGATCAGCGCCGCGTTGCGCTCGACCCGGACAAGACGCCATGGGAAATCCTCGCCGATCGCAACGATCATGTGCTGGTGCGCGGCCAGCCGCGGCACGTCATGACCTATCTGCGCGAATATCTGTTCCGCGACGAGCAGGCGCGACAGCCAGTGCGCACGCTGTCGGGCGGCGAGCGCAACCGTCTGCTGCTGGCCAAGGCGCTGGCGGCGCCGTCGAACTTGCTGGTCCTGGACGAGCCGACAAACGATCTCGACGCCGACACGCTCGATCTTCTTCAAGAGGCGTTGAGCGACTACGACGGCACGGTTCTGCTGGTGAGCCACGATCGCGACTTCCTCGACCGGCTCGTGACCTCGACGATCGCCCTGGAAGGGGACGGCACGGCAGTGGAATATGCCGGCGGCTACAGCGACTATCTCGTCCAGCGCGGACCGCGGCCGGGGACCGTGGCGACGTCGTCCCGGCGCAGGGAAAGGGCGGCGCCGGTGCGTGAGACCGCGCCGGCACGACGGCTCGGCTACAGGCGCGAGCGTGCACTGGCCGAGCTGCCCGGCAAAATCGCGGCGCTTCAGGCTGAGCTCTCGGCCCTGCAAGCCACTCTCGCCGACCCGGATCTTTATCGCCGCGATGCCGTGGCCTTCCAGGCCAAGACCGCACGCCTCGCCGCCGTCCAGGCCGAGCTCGATGCCGCCGAGACCGAATGGCTGGAGCTCGAGCTGCTGAAAGGCGAGCTGGGTGGAGGTTAG
- a CDS encoding peptide chain release factor 3, with the protein MPDAALAGHPAALRRTFAIISHPDAGKTTLTEKLLLFGGAIHVAGAVKARGEARRARSDWMKIEQQRGISVTTSVMHFEYGGAVFNLLDTPGHEDFSEDTYRTLTAVDSAVMVIDAAKGIEARTRKLFEICRLRDVPIVTFINKMDRESKDPIELLDEIASTLALDVAPMSWPQGSGQSFKGTYDLARNRMLVFDTVDRSRIGEVIENYTIPDPQLAEEVELVRAGYPAFDLEAYRAGHLSPVFFGSAYNNFGVRELLDALAAWAPPPRPQPAEPRAIEPTEPKVSGFVFKVQANMDPNHRDRIAFLRLCSGRFRRGMKLTQIGTGKTLSVNSPILFFAREREIVDEAWPGDIIGVPNHGVLRVGDTLTEGEAIRITGIPNFAPEILRRVRLEDPMKSKQLKRALDDLAEEGVTQVFRRVIGGDNIVGVVGELQLDVLKTRVEAEYSVKIDLEPAPFETARWIAADSKADLDAFMAANRGGISEDRDGAPVFLARNVWELGYIAEKSPRIKFSDIRERS; encoded by the coding sequence ATGCCCGACGCCGCCCTGGCCGGCCATCCCGCCGCGCTGCGGCGCACCTTCGCCATCATCTCGCACCCGGACGCGGGCAAGACCACGCTGACCGAAAAGCTGCTGCTGTTCGGCGGCGCGATCCATGTCGCGGGGGCGGTGAAGGCGCGCGGCGAGGCGCGGCGGGCGCGCTCGGACTGGATGAAGATCGAGCAGCAGCGCGGCATCTCGGTCACTACCTCGGTGATGCATTTCGAGTACGGCGGGGCGGTATTCAACCTTCTCGACACGCCGGGCCACGAGGATTTCAGCGAGGACACCTACCGCACGCTGACCGCGGTCGATTCGGCCGTGATGGTGATCGACGCCGCCAAGGGCATCGAGGCACGCACGCGCAAGCTGTTCGAGATCTGCCGTCTGCGCGATGTGCCGATCGTCACCTTCATCAACAAGATGGATCGCGAGAGCAAGGACCCGATCGAGCTCCTGGACGAGATCGCCTCGACCCTGGCGCTCGATGTCGCGCCGATGAGCTGGCCGCAAGGGTCGGGCCAGAGCTTCAAGGGCACCTACGACCTCGCCCGCAATCGCATGCTGGTGTTCGACACCGTCGACAGAAGCCGGATCGGCGAAGTGATCGAGAACTACACCATCCCCGATCCCCAGCTCGCCGAAGAGGTCGAGCTGGTACGCGCCGGCTATCCCGCTTTCGATCTCGAGGCCTACCGGGCGGGCCATCTGTCTCCGGTCTTCTTCGGCAGCGCCTACAACAATTTCGGCGTGCGCGAACTCCTGGATGCGCTGGCCGCCTGGGCGCCGCCGCCGCGTCCACAGCCCGCCGAGCCGCGCGCGATCGAGCCGACCGAGCCCAAGGTCTCGGGCTTCGTGTTCAAGGTGCAGGCCAACATGGATCCCAACCATCGCGACCGCATCGCGTTCCTGCGGCTCTGCAGCGGCAGATTCCGCCGCGGCATGAAGCTCACGCAGATCGGCACGGGCAAGACCCTGTCGGTCAACTCGCCGATCCTGTTCTTCGCGCGCGAACGCGAGATCGTCGACGAGGCCTGGCCGGGAGACATCATCGGCGTGCCCAATCACGGGGTGCTGCGCGTCGGCGACACGCTGACCGAGGGCGAGGCGATCAGGATCACCGGCATCCCGAACTTCGCGCCGGAAATCCTGCGTCGCGTGCGGCTCGAGGATCCGATGAAGTCCAAGCAGCTCAAGCGCGCCCTGGACGATCTGGCCGAGGAGGGCGTGACGCAGGTGTTCCGGCGCGTGATCGGCGGCGACAACATCGTGGGCGTGGTGGGTGAACTGCAGCTCGACGTGCTCAAGACCCGCGTCGAGGCCGAATATTCGGTGAAGATCGACCTCGAGCCCGCGCCCTTCGAGACGGCACGCTGGATCGCGGCCGACAGCAAGGCCGACCTCGATGCCTTCATGGCCGCCAACCGCGGCGGCATATCGGAGGATCGCGACGGCGCGCCGGTCTTCCTCGCGCGCAACGTCTGGGAGCTGGGCTACATCGCCGAGAAGAGCCCGAGGATAAAATTCTCCGACATTCGCGAGCGCTCTTGA
- a CDS encoding RidA family protein produces the protein MSVKRINAGPRMSSAVVHGDTVYLAGLTADDSKLDVKGQTRQILDKIDKFLAEAGTDKSKILSANIWLTDISTWSQMNEVWDAWVAPGNAPARATVEAKLAAPGLKVEIMVQAAK, from the coding sequence ATGAGCGTCAAGCGCATCAATGCCGGCCCGCGCATGTCGAGCGCCGTGGTCCATGGCGACACGGTCTATCTCGCCGGCCTCACCGCCGACGACAGCAAGCTCGACGTGAAGGGCCAGACCAGGCAGATCCTCGACAAGATCGACAAGTTCCTGGCCGAGGCGGGCACCGACAAGTCGAAGATCCTGTCGGCCAATATCTGGCTAACCGATATCTCGACCTGGAGCCAGATGAACGAGGTATGGGATGCCTGGGTGGCGCCCGGCAACGCGCCTGCGCGCGCCACCGTCGAAGCCAAGCTCGCCGCGCCCGGTCTCAAGGTCGAGATCATGGTGCAGGCGGCGAAATGA